The DNA segment TTTCTTCGTTACAAGAAGGCATTGTTCTTGCGTTATTTTTGAACCAGCACACTCAATCGCGATATCTGCACCAAGACCATTTGTATAAGCAAAAACGCGTTCTTTCAAATCTTCATTTTTAGGATTAATGGTATATTTACAACCAAATTCGCGCGCATCTGCTAATTTTTTATCACTAATGTCTACGGCGATAATATCTTTCACGCCTGCAAGAAGTAAGCATTGTACAACTAGAATCCCGATGGTTCCAATGCCGAATACAACGACTGTATCACCAAGTCTCGGCTCAATGCCAAGTACCCCGTGCATTGATACAGCAAGTGGTTCAATCATGGCGCCTTCCTCAAAATCAAGGTCACCGATAGAAATAACATTGTCCGCTTTCATAACAACATTCTCAGCAAATCCGCCGTGGAAATGTGATCCCACCATTCGGTAGTTATCGCATAATGCGAAGTCACCAGCTTTACAATAATTACATTTCATACATGGCTCAAGCGGAATTCCTGCGACCCGGTCGCCGATAGCTACATTTGTTACTTCACTACCAATTTCCGTAATTACACCAGAAAATTCATGCCCCATTACAGCAGGCAGTGGATATTTCCAGCGTGTCTGCATTTTATGGATATCTGATCCACATATTCCAACTGCTTTTACCTCGACACGCACTTGATCTTTCCCACAAATCGCTTCGTCAATTTGTTCTGTTTTTATTACATTATTTTCGTATAACACAGCTGCTCGCATGTTACTATCACCTCTTCTATATCATTAAGACAAAACTTAGAAAATAGCTGCCCAAGCTTGAGAGAATTTAAGAATAACCCAGTTAAAGAAGTTACCACCCATATCAAGTGTACTAACTTGTGTTGCTCCTTTAGGGAATTCGTAAACACCTTTCATCATTTCTGTATGCACAAGGCCGAAGTCAGTTGCCATAAGAAGTGCTAGCGCAATAACTACAGTTCCAGCTAAAACAGAGTGAAGAATGTTACCTTTACGAGATGCTACTACAAATGATACGTAAAATGGAATAGTTGCCAAGTCACCAAAAGGAAGTACTTTGTTACCAGGAATGATAACCGCTAAGAAAAGAGTGATTGGAACAAGGATTAAACCAGTAGAAATATTCGCTGGGTGACCGATTGAAAGTGCTGCATCAAGACCGATATAAAGTTCGCGACCTTTGAAACGAGATTTCATGAATTCACGAGCAGATTCTGAAATTGGAATTAAACCTTCCATTAAAATTTTAACCATACGAGGCATTAAGAACATTACCGCACCCATGGACATACCAAGTTGAGCGACAGCACCAACATCATAGCCTGCAAGAATACCAATTGCGATACCTAGAATAAGACCCATCATCATTGGTTCCCCGAAAATACCAAAACGTTTTTGAATAGTTTCAGGGTCAACGTGGATGTTTTTAATACCAGGGATTTTAGCGATTAGCCAACCAACTGGAATACCGATGAAACCGAATGCTGCTGTAGAACCTGTTGGTAAGGAGATCCCTTTTAAGCCGTAAAATTCTTCTACCATAGGTTGTGTTCTGTCTGCCATCCAAAGAACAGCAACTTCATAGATGATTGCACAAAGAATCGCGAACCACCAGTTACCACCAGTTACGATATAACCAGTTGCACCTGCTG comes from the Listeria welshimeri serovar 6b str. SLCC5334 genome and includes:
- a CDS encoding galactitol-1-phosphate 5-dehydrogenase, which produces MRAAVLYENNVIKTEQIDEAICGKDQVRVEVKAVGICGSDIHKMQTRWKYPLPAVMGHEFSGVITEIGSEVTNVAIGDRVAGIPLEPCMKCNYCKAGDFALCDNYRMVGSHFHGGFAENVVMKADNVISIGDLDFEEGAMIEPLAVSMHGVLGIEPRLGDTVVVFGIGTIGILVVQCLLLAGVKDIIAVDISDKKLADAREFGCKYTINPKNEDLKERVFAYTNGLGADIAIECAGSKITQEQCLLVTKKKGKVGFLGIAYADVLLHEEAFENIFRRELTLKGFWNSYSAPFPGEEWRTSIEFVKQGRIKLKPLISHRYKLEETKEAFDMILSREHDYNKVMILPQKGDD
- a CDS encoding PTS galactitol transporter subunit IIC gives rise to the protein MDTLLSGVQYVLNLGPTVILPIMIFFIALIFRVPAKKALRSAITIGIGFVGINLVISLLSSNLGPAAQQMVERFGLNLTIIDAGWPAAAAASWASPVAAILIPICLVVNLALIFFKVTKTLDIDIWNYWHFIAAGATGYIVTGGNWWFAILCAIIYEVAVLWMADRTQPMVEEFYGLKGISLPTGSTAAFGFIGIPVGWLIAKIPGIKNIHVDPETIQKRFGIFGEPMMMGLILGIAIGILAGYDVGAVAQLGMSMGAVMFLMPRMVKILMEGLIPISESAREFMKSRFKGRELYIGLDAALSIGHPANISTGLILVPITLFLAVIIPGNKVLPFGDLATIPFYVSFVVASRKGNILHSVLAGTVVIALALLMATDFGLVHTEMMKGVYEFPKGATQVSTLDMGGNFFNWVILKFSQAWAAIF